A portion of the Candidatus Binatota bacterium genome contains these proteins:
- the lspA gene encoding signal peptidase II: protein MTARAVGLLAATVLLLDRLTKMLLLEYLPRGGYVEVIPGFFSLVHVRNTGAAFGLLAHDGWTWRSVLLSVVAAAAVIGLGWLVSKVPVERRAYRASLAAIMGGALGNLWDRVAHGAVLDFADFYLGAWHWPAFNVADSAISVGVVVLLWCTWREGPTA from the coding sequence ATGACTGCCCGCGCCGTCGGCTTGTTGGCCGCAACCGTCCTGCTGCTCGACCGCCTGACCAAGATGCTACTGCTCGAGTATCTTCCGCGCGGCGGCTACGTCGAAGTCATCCCCGGTTTCTTCTCGCTTGTCCACGTTCGCAACACCGGCGCTGCCTTCGGCTTGCTGGCCCACGACGGCTGGACCTGGCGCAGCGTTCTGCTGTCGGTAGTGGCCGCGGCGGCCGTGATCGGCTTGGGCTGGCTGGTTTCCAAGGTGCCCGTGGAGCGCAGGGCCTACAGGGCATCGCTGGCGGCCATCATGGGTGGCGCGTTGGGAAACCTCTGGGACAGGGTCGCGCACGGCGCGGTACTCGATTTTGCAGACTTCTACCTGGGCGCGTGGCACTGGCCGGCCTTCAACGTGGCCGACAGTGCCATCAGCGTGGGCGTGGTGGTGCTGCTTTGGTGTACCTGGCGCGAAGGACCGACTGCCTGA
- a CDS encoding OmpA family protein: protein MRSAQVKGSQLSRLRLLAVLPAIALLLASCASGPATQRERSTATGALIGAGAGAIIGNQSGDAAEGAAIGAALGALTGAAAGDQQQQARQRGQRIQRRLAAQERELERNRRLLARLRARDLSATESDRGVVVTLPDVLFEFGSSSLTRAAKRKTRDVADIVSAEAPGRRVMVEGHTDSIGAALYNQGLSERRARVVAESLSTHGVSPALVKAGGYGEKYPVAPNAHPDGSDNPTGRARNRRVEVVILN, encoded by the coding sequence ATGAGATCAGCCCAGGTAAAAGGTTCTCAGCTATCCAGGCTGCGCTTGCTTGCGGTTCTTCCCGCGATCGCCCTCCTGCTGGCTTCCTGCGCGTCGGGGCCGGCCACCCAGCGCGAAAGGTCTACCGCCACCGGGGCGCTGATCGGCGCCGGCGCCGGCGCTATCATCGGCAACCAGAGCGGTGACGCGGCCGAGGGTGCTGCCATAGGTGCCGCATTGGGTGCCTTGACGGGTGCCGCCGCGGGAGACCAACAGCAACAGGCCCGCCAGCGGGGCCAGCGAATCCAACGCCGCCTGGCGGCCCAGGAGCGCGAGCTGGAGCGCAATCGTCGCCTGCTGGCCAGGCTCAGGGCACGCGACCTCTCGGCGACGGAGTCTGACCGTGGCGTCGTGGTTACCTTGCCCGACGTATTGTTCGAGTTCGGTAGTTCATCGCTCACCCGCGCGGCCAAGCGCAAGACCAGGGACGTGGCCGACATCGTGAGTGCCGAGGCTCCGGGCCGCCGCGTGATGGTTGAGGGGCACACCGATTCGATCGGGGCTGCTCTGTACAACCAGGGTCTCTCTGAACGCCGTGCCCGCGTGGTCGCGGAGTCGCTGTCTACGCATGGAGTTTCGCCGGCGCTGGTCAAGGCGGGCGGCTACGGCGAAAAATACCCGGTGGCGCCAAACGCCCACCCGGACGGCAGCGACAATCCCACGGGACGCGCGCGCAACAGGCGAGTTGAGGTAGTTATCCTCAACTGA
- the glnA gene encoding type I glutamate--ammonia ligase, which yields MATKKKTQTKKSRSAAKASAGAKVIANAKKNGVEMIDYKFCDLPGTWQHFTTPLSEFEEDVFENGLGFDGSSIRGWKTIDNSDMLVIPDPDSAVIDPFFERPTLSLVCNIEDPMTREPYDRDPRYIGAKAVNFLKSTGLGSDAVFGPEPEFFVFDSVRYDQTENSAFYEVDSVEGQWNTGEDGGQNLGHKPRYKEGYFPVSPVDSMSDLRTEMVQTMEEVGLHVEKHHHEVATAGQAEIDLYRLPLVPMGDALLWYKYVVKNVARRNGKTATFMPKPVFGDNGTGMHTHQSIWKGNKPTFAGNEYAGMSKTAMHYIAGILQHAPALCSFTNPTTNSYRRLVPGFEAPINLAYSSRNRSAAVRIPTYSPSPKAKRIEVRFPDPMANPYLAFAAMLMAGLDGIERKLDPGQPLDKDIYSLSKAELRKAKVASVPSSLEDSLAALTKDHDFLLKGDVFNEGLLETWIDMKQAQVTDMKLRPHPWELALYYDG from the coding sequence ATGGCAACGAAAAAGAAAACCCAGACAAAAAAGAGCAGGTCGGCTGCAAAGGCATCGGCGGGCGCCAAGGTCATCGCCAATGCAAAGAAGAACGGCGTCGAGATGATCGACTACAAGTTCTGCGACCTTCCCGGAACCTGGCAGCACTTCACGACCCCACTGAGCGAGTTCGAAGAAGACGTATTTGAGAACGGCTTGGGCTTTGACGGATCTTCTATCCGCGGCTGGAAGACCATCGACAACTCCGACATGCTGGTCATCCCGGACCCCGACAGCGCGGTCATCGACCCGTTCTTTGAGCGACCCACGCTGTCACTGGTGTGCAACATCGAAGACCCGATGACGCGGGAGCCCTACGACAGGGACCCCCGCTACATCGGTGCGAAAGCAGTCAACTTCCTGAAGTCCACCGGACTGGGCTCCGACGCTGTGTTCGGCCCCGAGCCCGAGTTCTTCGTCTTCGACAGCGTTCGCTACGACCAGACCGAAAACTCGGCCTTCTACGAAGTCGACTCGGTCGAGGGCCAGTGGAACACCGGCGAGGACGGCGGCCAGAACCTGGGCCACAAGCCACGCTACAAGGAAGGCTACTTCCCGGTTTCGCCGGTCGACAGCATGAGCGACCTGCGCACCGAGATGGTACAGACCATGGAAGAAGTGGGCCTGCACGTCGAGAAGCATCACCATGAAGTGGCGACCGCCGGCCAGGCAGAGATAGACCTCTACCGCCTGCCGCTGGTACCAATGGGCGACGCGTTGCTCTGGTACAAGTACGTCGTCAAGAACGTAGCTCGCCGCAACGGCAAGACGGCCACGTTCATGCCCAAGCCCGTGTTTGGAGACAACGGTACCGGCATGCACACCCACCAGTCGATCTGGAAGGGCAACAAGCCGACCTTCGCCGGTAACGAGTACGCGGGCATGTCGAAGACCGCCATGCACTACATAGCCGGCATACTGCAACACGCACCGGCCTTGTGCTCGTTCACCAACCCGACCACGAACTCCTACCGCCGGCTGGTGCCGGGCTTCGAGGCTCCGATCAACCTGGCCTACTCGAGCCGCAACCGCTCAGCCGCGGTGAGAATCCCGACCTACTCGCCTTCACCCAAGGCCAAGCGCATTGAGGTTCGCTTTCCAGACCCGATGGCCAACCCCTACTTGGCGTTTGCGGCCATGCTGATGGCGGGACTGGACGGCATCGAGCGGAAACTGGACCCGGGACAGCCCTTGGACAAGGACATCTACTCGCTGTCAAAGGCCGAGCTTCGCAAGGCAAAGGTAGCAAGCGTGCCCTCTTCGCTCGAAGACTCGCTGGCGGCCCTGACCAAGGACCACGACTTCCTGCTCAAGGGCGACGTGTTCAACGAGGGCCTGCTTGAGACCTGGATCGACATGAAGCAGGCCCAGGTCACCGACATGAAGCTGCGTCCGCATCCCTGGGAGTTGGCCCTGTACTACGACGGCTGA
- a CDS encoding P-II family nitrogen regulator, which yields MKRIEAIIKPFKLDEVKEALGGVGVQGITVSEVKGFGRQRGHTELYRGAEYVVDFLPKVKIEVIISDNQVDSVVETIASTAKTGRIGDGKIFVSDISEVIRIRTGERGEEAL from the coding sequence ATGAAAAGAATCGAAGCAATTATTAAGCCGTTCAAACTGGACGAAGTAAAAGAAGCCCTGGGTGGCGTAGGCGTCCAGGGAATAACCGTGAGCGAGGTAAAGGGGTTCGGGCGTCAGCGCGGCCACACCGAGTTGTACCGTGGAGCCGAGTACGTCGTAGACTTTCTGCCCAAGGTGAAAATCGAGGTCATAATCAGCGACAATCAGGTAGACAGCGTGGTTGAAACCATAGCCTCGACCGCCAAGACCGGAAGAATCGGTGACGGCAAGATCTTCGTATCCGACATAAGCGAAGTGATTCGCATCCGAACCGGCGAGCGTGGAGAGGAAGCCCTGTAG
- a CDS encoding J domain-containing protein encodes MSYRGNLGCLWIALLLLLVGGSPLLIGVLRLLLAFVVVVGVAGAAISWWLRHRAVEFYTKSQTEAHNRFVELLVALMTRMAQVDGNLDRREVSVIREFFHHRLGYRDERLLWIRDLIKDAASSQESVESLCHEFSNRFGLRERLMLLELLGEVARADGEVSEPEQLFLEQVVNLLGLGAFAGAGAYAGGAGQARADHESQVDRALATLGQDRNASAEQIKTAWRNLSLENHPDRVRQLGPEFRDLAERRMKDINAAWQTLKEAGLAS; translated from the coding sequence ATGAGCTACAGGGGAAACCTCGGGTGTCTTTGGATCGCCCTGCTGTTGCTGCTGGTGGGAGGATCCCCGCTACTCATAGGCGTGCTGCGCCTGCTGCTGGCCTTCGTGGTGGTAGTAGGAGTAGCCGGGGCTGCCATAAGCTGGTGGCTACGCCACCGTGCGGTCGAGTTCTACACGAAGAGCCAGACCGAGGCCCACAACCGCTTCGTTGAGCTGCTGGTCGCCCTCATGACCCGCATGGCGCAGGTGGACGGCAATCTCGACCGCCGTGAAGTCAGCGTAATACGCGAGTTCTTCCACCATCGGCTCGGCTACCGAGACGAACGGCTGCTGTGGATCCGCGACCTCATCAAGGATGCGGCCAGCTCCCAGGAGTCGGTTGAATCTCTGTGCCACGAGTTCTCCAACCGCTTCGGGTTACGCGAAAGGCTGATGTTGCTCGAATTACTGGGCGAGGTCGCAAGGGCAGACGGCGAGGTCAGCGAGCCCGAACAACTCTTTCTCGAACAGGTGGTCAATCTCCTGGGCCTGGGCGCCTTTGCTGGAGCTGGAGCTTACGCCGGCGGGGCCGGGCAGGCGCGGGCCGACCACGAATCACAGGTAGACCGGGCCCTGGCCACGCTGGGGCAGGATCGAAACGCCTCGGCCGAGCAGATCAAGACAGCATGGCGCAACCTTTCGCTCGAGAATCACCCCGACAGGGTCCGCCAGCTGGGCCCGGAGTTCCGGGACCTGGCCGAACGCCGAATGAAAGACATAAACGCGGCCTGGCAGACTCTCAAAGAAGCCGGATTGGCCTCCTGA
- the rpe gene encoding ribulose-phosphate 3-epimerase — MALIAPSILAADFGRLAEEARAVELAGADLIHVDVMDGHFVPNLTLGPDLVGALDKATELPLDVHLMVEKPLDFVESFVRAGADWITVHCEVVDDVEAALSAIESHGCRASLAINPATPVEAVSPWIERAAMILIMSVVPGFGGQSFMENSLPKLQTLSDLKKKTGSKCLLEVDGGVKADNISRVVEAGVDVVVSGSGIFGAADYSETIAAMHAA, encoded by the coding sequence ATGGCCCTTATCGCTCCATCCATACTCGCCGCCGACTTCGGTCGCCTGGCCGAAGAAGCCCGCGCGGTTGAACTGGCCGGTGCCGACCTCATCCACGTGGACGTCATGGACGGCCACTTCGTACCCAACCTCACCCTGGGCCCCGACCTGGTGGGGGCCCTGGACAAGGCCACCGAGCTGCCGCTGGACGTCCACCTCATGGTCGAAAAACCCCTTGATTTCGTCGAGTCCTTCGTCCGGGCGGGAGCCGACTGGATCACCGTGCATTGCGAAGTTGTCGACGACGTCGAAGCCGCCCTGTCGGCCATAGAAAGCCACGGCTGCCGTGCGTCGCTGGCCATCAACCCTGCAACACCGGTAGAAGCCGTCTCGCCCTGGATCGAGAGGGCGGCGATGATACTCATAATGAGCGTGGTGCCCGGTTTCGGTGGTCAGAGTTTCATGGAAAACTCCCTGCCCAAGCTGCAAACCCTGAGCGATCTCAAGAAGAAAACGGGCAGTAAATGCTTGCTTGAAGTCGACGGTGGCGTAAAAGCCGACAACATCTCGAGGGTCGTAGAAGCCGGCGTTGACGTGGTCGTGTCGGGATCCGGGATATTCGGCGCCGCCGATTACAGCGAGACCATCGCCGCCATGCACGCCGCCTGA
- the rsmB gene encoding 16S rRNA (cytosine(967)-C(5))-methyltransferase RsmB, which translates to MKADSRSVALEVLLRVNVGAFSDAALSRQLELDQLDRRDSALATLLVYGSLAWRLALDHEIKTLSNRKLSAIDAPVLEAIRLGLFQLRHLDRVPEWAAVNSSVDLARRHQRRAAGMVNAVLRRAIRQGAPALPDAARVGTAARLSLEYSHPRWLVQDWLDQLGKDETVALLAANNTAAPTVLRCLLPREQALAELAARGVEATAAHYAPDALLALNTGDWSGIAVSQGEASQLVVLYLDPRPGQRVLDACAAPGGKTAYAARLAGQGPGGENGHVIAVDPARGARSRVALTLEASGQENVEFHACTLRQLDTDDDFDAVLVDAPCSGLGTLRQNPEIRWRRQPSDLADLASRQGELLQLAAERVAPGGVLVYSTCTLVDAENDAVVDRFLAENDDFTEPVANDEAAACLQPLLDARGRLRTFPHLHGCDGFFAARLRRR; encoded by the coding sequence ATGAAAGCTGATTCACGATCGGTGGCCCTGGAGGTGTTGCTGCGGGTAAACGTGGGCGCCTTCTCCGACGCCGCCCTGTCCCGTCAGCTGGAGCTCGACCAGCTCGACCGACGTGACAGCGCACTGGCCACGCTGCTGGTATACGGATCGCTGGCCTGGCGCCTGGCACTGGACCACGAGATAAAAACGCTTTCGAACCGCAAGCTCAGCGCCATCGATGCTCCGGTGCTCGAAGCCATCAGGCTCGGGCTGTTCCAGCTGCGCCACCTCGACCGCGTACCCGAGTGGGCCGCGGTCAACAGTTCGGTAGACCTCGCGCGTCGCCACCAGCGCCGCGCCGCGGGCATGGTCAACGCCGTGCTCCGCAGGGCCATACGACAGGGCGCTCCAGCGCTGCCCGATGCCGCGAGGGTGGGAACAGCGGCACGACTGTCGCTGGAATACTCGCACCCGCGGTGGCTGGTGCAGGACTGGCTCGACCAGCTCGGTAAAGACGAGACCGTTGCGTTGCTGGCGGCCAACAACACGGCCGCGCCCACCGTGCTGCGCTGCCTGCTGCCACGTGAACAGGCCCTGGCCGAGTTGGCCGCGCGCGGGGTAGAGGCAACAGCTGCGCACTACGCCCCCGACGCGTTGCTGGCTCTCAACACCGGGGACTGGAGTGGCATAGCCGTGTCCCAGGGCGAGGCCTCGCAGCTGGTCGTGTTGTATCTCGACCCCCGACCCGGGCAGCGCGTGCTCGACGCCTGCGCCGCGCCCGGTGGTAAAACCGCCTACGCGGCACGCCTGGCAGGCCAGGGACCGGGCGGCGAAAATGGGCACGTGATTGCAGTCGACCCGGCTCGTGGAGCCCGATCCCGCGTGGCCTTGACCCTGGAGGCCAGCGGACAGGAAAACGTGGAATTCCACGCCTGCACGTTGCGGCAGCTCGACACGGACGACGATTTTGACGCCGTACTGGTCGACGCGCCCTGCTCGGGATTGGGAACCCTGAGGCAGAACCCTGAAATACGTTGGCGACGACAGCCGTCGGACCTCGCCGACCTCGCGTCCCGACAAGGCGAGCTACTGCAGCTCGCCGCCGAGCGCGTTGCTCCGGGCGGGGTGCTGGTCTACTCGACCTGCACACTGGTGGACGCCGAAAACGACGCAGTGGTAGACCGTTTCCTGGCCGAGAACGACGACTTCACCGAACCGGTGGCCAACGATGAGGCAGCCGCCTGCCTGCAGCCCCTGCTCGATGCCCGCGGGCGGCTTCGTACCTTTCCTCACCTGCACGGCTGCGACGGCTTCTTTGCCGCGCGGCTGCGCCGTCGCTGA
- a CDS encoding methionyl-tRNA formyltransferase: MGEPLQAKPIAAADEQPPPDPDGSLRLLFMGTPPFAALSLDRLLAGPHRVVAVLTRPDRPSGRGRKLRQPAVKELALRHGIEVLQPTDPADAGVHSRLRDLRPDLGVVVAYGRILPASLFELPRLGCINAHASLLPHLRGAAPIERAIMEGRSESGVSIMRVNAGLDEGDVLLTEKVTLSGQTDGGELRATLADLSARLLERAVQRIANGTADWTPQDDSLASWAPALQNEDMRVDWSRDAVEIDRQVRAFHPRPGAFTTLGDRRLKVLSVEIMADAGAATTDAAAGEPGRVLSWERGLLVACGRGALRLLRVQPEGKKPMDCDSWLRGLGPSSQPSQLGDES, encoded by the coding sequence GTGGGCGAACCCTTGCAGGCAAAACCCATAGCCGCGGCCGACGAACAGCCGCCCCCCGATCCCGACGGCAGCCTGCGCCTGCTGTTCATGGGAACACCGCCCTTTGCGGCACTCTCGCTCGACCGGCTGCTGGCCGGGCCGCACAGGGTAGTGGCCGTGCTCACGCGCCCCGACAGGCCCAGTGGGCGAGGCCGCAAGCTGCGGCAACCGGCCGTCAAGGAACTCGCCCTCAGGCACGGAATAGAAGTGTTGCAGCCCACCGATCCGGCCGACGCCGGCGTCCACTCCCGGCTCCGCGACCTGCGCCCCGACCTCGGCGTAGTGGTGGCCTACGGCAGGATACTGCCGGCCTCCTTGTTCGAGCTGCCACGGCTGGGCTGCATCAACGCCCACGCGTCGCTGCTCCCCCACCTGCGTGGAGCCGCACCCATAGAGCGCGCCATAATGGAGGGCCGCAGCGAAAGCGGGGTGAGCATCATGCGGGTCAACGCCGGACTCGACGAGGGCGACGTGCTGTTGACCGAGAAAGTAACGCTCAGCGGGCAGACCGACGGTGGAGAACTGCGCGCAACGCTGGCTGATCTTTCGGCCCGCCTGCTCGAGCGGGCAGTGCAGCGTATAGCCAACGGCACGGCCGACTGGACCCCCCAGGACGACTCGCTGGCCAGCTGGGCCCCGGCGCTGCAAAACGAAGACATGCGTGTGGACTGGAGCCGAGACGCGGTCGAGATCGATCGACAGGTGCGCGCCTTCCATCCCCGGCCCGGGGCTTTTACCACCCTGGGCGACCGGCGCCTGAAAGTGCTGAGCGTAGAGATCATGGCCGATGCCGGGGCTGCCACCACCGACGCGGCGGCGGGCGAACCCGGGCGCGTGCTGTCATGGGAGCGGGGGCTGCTGGTAGCCTGCGGCCGGGGCGCACTGAGACTGCTGCGCGTACAGCCCGAGGGCAAAAAACCCATGGACTGTGATTCCTGGCTGCGCGGGCTGGGACCGTCCAGCCAACCATCACAACTGGGCGATGAAAGCTGA